A segment of the Streptomyces sp. L2 genome:
GCGCGGCGTGCGCGCCCTGGGCGGCGAGGATGAACAGGGCGCGGGACTCGTCGGCGGTCAGCCCGGTGACGTCGGTACGGAATCCCGCGAGGAGTTCGATGCCGCCGTGCCGGCCGCGCTCGGCGTAGACGGGGACACCGGAGGCCGACAGCGCCTCGACGTCCCGGTAGATGGTGCGGACCGACACCTCCAGTCGGCCGGCGAGTTCGTGCGCGGGGACCCGGCCCCGGGTCTGCAGGAGCAGCAGGATCGACAGCAGCCGGTCGGACTTCACCGGCCCAGAATCGCGCCGGGAAGGGGTCCGACGCAAATGTTGACGGGTTCTGTCAGGTTATCCGGGCACGCTGCGTCCTACCGACTCAGGAGAGGTACACCATGACCAGCACCGGTTTCACCGACCCGCGTCCCGTCTACGTCCGCGCCACCGAGCAGGCGGCCGCGCTGATCAAGACGGTCCGCCCCGAGCAGCTCACCGGGCCGACCCCGTGTTCCGAGTTCGACGTACGCGCGCTGCTGGGCCACGTCGTGGGCGGCACCCGGCGGATCGCGGTGGTCGGCGAGGGCGGCGACGGAATGGCCGTCGACCCGTCCACCGAGGGGGTGCCGGACGACGGCTGGGCGGCGGCCTACGACGAGGTACGCGTGCGCGTGCTGAAGGCCTGGGAGAGCGATGAGCGGATGACGTCGGCGGTCACGGTGCCGTGGGGTCAGGTGCCGGGGCACGCGGCGCTGTCGGGTTACGTCATGGAGATCGTCACCCACACGTGGGACCTCTACGAGGGGCTTGGGCAGCCTGTCGAACTCGACCCCGAGTTGGCCGAGTTCGCCCTCGCTACGGCCCGTCAGGTGCTGTCGGACGATCGGCCGCGGGACGAGGCAACGCCCTTCGCCGGGCGCCGCGAGGCCGCCGAGGGCGCGGACGTGTACGAGCAACTGGCTGCGTGGCTCGGGCGGGCGCCGCTCAGCAGGCCCTGAGAGGTCGTAGTTCGGCTGCGGCTTCGTGAGGGCTTGTCACGCAGTTCCCCGCGCCTCTTCGGGGCGCGTGCCCCGGCTGCGTCAGGGCTGGTCGCGCCCACGCGGCGGAGCCGCATATGTCACAGCCCCGCGCCTCTTCGAGGCGCGTGCCCCGGCTGCGTCAGGGCTGGTCGCGCCCACGCGGCGGAGCCGCATATGTCACAGCCCCGCGCCCCTTCGGGGGCGCGTGCCCCCTCAGCCCAGTCGTACGCGAGCCAACTGCCGGGACTGGGCTACCAGGCGTCCGGCACTGTCCCAGACCTCCGCGTCCTCCTCCAGGAAGCCGCCCGCCAGGTTGCGAGTGGTGATGGAGACGCGGAGGGGGCCGGGGGCGGGGCGGTGGCGGACGTGGACGGTGAGTTCGACTGTGGGGACCCAGCCCTTCAGGCCGATCTCGAAGGCTGTCGGCGGCAGCGCGTCCACCGCGAGCAGCAGGGACAGCGGGTCGGGGTCGCGGCCGTCGGCCAGCCCGAACCAGGCCCGCATCTCGCCCTTGCCGGAGGGCGCGCCGAGGGCCCAGCCGAGGGTGGAGGGGTCGAGCTTGAGCATCAGCCGGTCGGCGATGGCGGAGCTGCCGTCGACCGGCGCCGGACCGTCCTCGGGGCCGAAGCACTGCTCCATTGGCGGGATGGCGGGCGGCTCGGCGGTCGTACGGACGTCGTCGGGGAGGGTGGAGAGGTCGCCGTAGGAGGCGAGGACGCGGATGCGTTCGACCTCGTTGCCGTCGTCGTCGTACTGGAAGAGGGACGCCTGGCCGGTGGAGAGGGTGCGGCCGGTGCGGACCGTCTCGGTACGGACGACCGCGCGGCCCGGCTGGGAGGCGGTCAGGTAGTGCGCGGAGACGGTGAACGGGTCCGGGTGCGGGAGGGTGTCCGCGAGGGCCCGCCCGAGGACGGCCAGCAGATAGCCTCCGTTGACGGCTCTGATGATGGTCCAGCCGGCCGAGAGGTCGATGTCGTAGACACCGGGCTCGCGCCGGGTGACCGCGGTGTCGCGGTCGAACTCACTGTCGCCGGTCCAGGCCGGTGCGGCCGGTGCGGAAGCTGCTTCGGGCATGGGTGAACCGTACAACAGGTAATTACTAAGCGGTAGCTTTTTGTCTCCTGGGCGCAGGATCCACTCCCGCTCCCGGGTGAGATCCCGGCAATTTCTCGGTAAGTGTCCGGACACGTCCACAACCCCGTGCTTCCGATTCGCCTCTATGGGGACATGAGCCTCACCGGGACTTCGTTCCTCTACACGACCATGGTGCTGTCCGTGGTCGCCCTCATACTGCCGCTCGCCCTGTGGTCGAGGATGCGGGGGCCGAGGTTCCTGCGCGCCGCGGCCCGGGTGCTGATGCTGCTGTTCGCCCAGGGTACGGCCGTCACCCTGGTGTTCGTCCTCGTCAACAACCAGAACAACCTGTACGACAACTGGGCCGACCTGCTCGGCACCGGCAACCACGTCCAGCGGGCCGCCGACCTGGGACAGGACGGCACGGGCGGCATCTCGCTGAAGCGGCTGCCCAAGGTGAGGCAGGAGTTCGAGCCGGCCACCGGTCCCGGGATGCGCGCGGCCGGCGGGGTCCGGGTCACCCAGCTCAAGGGCCGGGTCTCGGGAGTGAACGCCGAGGTCTACGTCTGGCTGCCCCCGCAGTACAACGAGCCCGCCTACCGGCACCGCACCTTCCCGGTGGTGGAGCTGCTGCCCGGCTACCCCGGCTCGGCGAAGGCCTGGTTCGGCTCGCTGAAGGCGCACGAGCAGCTGCTGCCGCTGATGAGGAGCGGGCAGGTGGCGCCCTTCATCCTGGTCTCACCGCGCACCAACCTGCTGGCCGGCGTCGACACCGGCTGCGCCAACATCGCGGGCACGGTGAACGCGGACACCTGGCTCAGCATCGACGTGCCGAAGATGGTCACGGACAACTTCCGCGCCCAGGCGGGGCCGCGCGGCTGGGCGGTGGCCGGGTACTCGGCGGGCGCGCACTGCGCGGTCAAGCTGGCCGTGGCCCACCCGGACCGGTACCGGGCCGCGGTGAGCATGTCCGGCTACAACGACCCGATCGGGGAGCGCAACTCCCTGGCCGCGCAGAGCCCCGCGCTGCGCGCCGCGAACAACCCGTACCTGCTCCTCAGGAAGAAGCCGGTGCCGCCGCAGATCGCGCTGTACCTCTCCGGGGAGTCCGGCGACGGCTACGAGTCGGGGATGGCGCTGCGGTCGATCGCCAAGGCGCCGACGACCGTGCACGTGACGTTCCTGCCGCGCAGTGCGGGCGGGCACACGATGGCGCTGTGGCGGCCCCAGGTCACCACGGTCTTCCGCTGGCTGACCATGCAGATGGGCCAGAACCGTCCCAGGGGTGTGGACCGGTCTATTCTTCCGCGACGTTCGTCCGCCGGTTCCACGCACGCGGCGCTCGCCAGTGGAACCGCATCGCGAGCAGGCGCAGCACGAAGGCGGTGACGACCGCGAGCCCGCTGGTCAGCGGGTTCAGCACGTCGTAGCGGATGCACAGCGCGACCATGGTGGCGCCGACGATCGCTGGGACCGCGTACAGGTCGCGGTCCCAGCGCAGCAGCGAGGGCACCTCGTTGGCGAGCACGTCCCGCAGCACACCGCCGCCGACGGCCGTGGCGAGGCCCAGGGTGGCGGAGGAGGTCAGGCCGAGGCCGTAGGCGTACGCCTTGGTCGTCCCGCTGACGCAGAACAGGCCCAGGCCGGCGGCGTCGAAGACGAGGACGGCCGCCTGGATGCGCTCGACGTGCGGGTGCAGGAAGAAGACCACGAGCGTGGCGAGCAGCGGGGTGAGGAAGTACCCGAGGTCCGTGAACGCGGACGGCGGTACGGCCCCGATGACCAGGTCGCGGAACATCCCTCCGCCCAGCGCGGTGACCTCGGCGAGCACGGCGATGCCGAAGACGTCGAAGTTCTTCCGGACGGCCAGCAGCGCGCCGGAGATCGCGAACACGAAGATGCCGATGACATCGAGCGTGTGCTGGACGGAGGGACTGAAGAGTTGCTGGTACTGCACCCGGCCATTCTCACCCGGCCGGGCCGGCCCGACGCGCGGCGGTCTACAGGGCGGGCTTGCCGGTCGTGTAGAGCCAGGTGTGGAAGAAGCCGTCGAGCCGCTGTCCGCTGATCCGTTCCGCGAGGCGGACGAAGTCGGCGGTGCCGGCGTTGCCGTAGCGGTGGAGCCTGGTCCAGGCGGGCAGCAGGCGGAAGAACGCGGTGTCGCCGATGCGCTCCCTGAGGGCCTGGAGGGTCATCGCGCCGCGCTGGTAGACGGCGGAGGCGAACATGGTGTCGCGCTGCGGGTCGGCGACCTCGGTCTGCCAGAAGGAGGAGTCGGCGGGGCGGGAGTCGTAGCCGGCCAGGAAGGAGTCGTGTGCCGAGCGGGTGCCCTGGTGCTCGGCCCACAGCCACTGGGCGTAGCTGGCGAATCCCTCGTTGAGCCAGACGTCCTGCCACCGGTGCACGCTGACCGAGTCGCCGAACCACTGGTGGGCCAGTTCGTGGACGATGGTGGTCTCGTTGCGGACGGCCGAGTAGGCGGGCTTGCTCTGCACCTCCAGGGAGAACCCGGCCTCGGGCATGTCGTCGACGATGGCGCCGGTCTCCTCGAACGGGTACGGGCCGAAGAGCTTCGACCAGTAGTCGGTCGCGGCGGCCGTGACGGCGTAGACGTCGACGCTGTTGCTGTTCTTCAGCACCGGGTCGATGGCGACGTAGATCGGGATGCCGCCGGGGGTACGTCCGGTGCGCACGTCGAACTTGCCGATGGTGGCGGTGGCCAGGTAGGTGGCCATGGGCCTGCTCTCCCGCCAGTGGGTGTACGTCGAGCGGCCCCTGCTGCGCGTGGAGACGAGCCGGCCGTTGGAGACGGCGGTCAGGCCGCGGGGCGCCTTGATCCGGATGTCGTAGGTGGCCTTGTCGGAGGGGTGGTCACTGGACGGGAACCAGGTGGAGGCGGCGTTGGGTTCGCACGCGACGAAGACGCCGTCGGTGGTCTTCATCCAGCCGTACTTCGAGCCGAAGACGATGGGGCCGGTCAGGGGCTCGGGTACGCCGCCGTAGGTGACGGTGACGGTGAAGTGCCGGCCTTTGCGCAGCGCCTGGCGCGGGGTGACGGTGACCTCGTCGCCGTCGCGGGTGACGTGGGCGCGTCTGCCGTCGACCTCGACCCTGGAGATCGTCAGCTTCTGCAGGTCCAGGTCGAAGGAGGCGAGGTTCTGCGTGGCGCGGGCGGTGAGGGCGGTACGGCCGTCCAGGCGGCCGGTGCGGGGGTCGTAGGCGACGGAGAGGTCGTAGTGGCGGGCGTCGAAGCCGCCGTTGCCGAGCTTCGGGAAGTAGGAGTCACCGATGCCGGGGGCGCCGGGTGTGGGGGCGCGGGTGGCGCCGATGGCCAGGACGGAGGCCGCCGCGGTGGCGAGGGCCGCTAAACGTGCCGAACGGGAGAGTGCCATGAGTCGTCCCTTTCGAGCGTGTTCCGTTGCGGTGGACGGACACGGACGACTGTGCGCTCTCCCGTTCGGGCATGTACATGACTTTGCCGAGTCGTCATGTGCTACTTGCCGGGTGACTCCTGGGAATCGGCCGCGGCGGGCTTGGCGTCGGCCTCCGGCTTCGGCTCGGCATCGGCCTCCGGCTCGGCGTCGGCGTCCGGCTCAGACTCGGCATCCGCTTCCGGGGCCGTCTCGGGCTCGACCTCCGCCTCGGGGGCCGGTTCCGCGTCCGCCTCGGCGGCGGTGTCGCCGGCCGGCTCCTCCACCGGGCTGTCGGCGGTCTCGGCCGGCGTGCCCGTCGAGGTCTTGGCGCCCTCGGCGGTCTTCTCCGCCGTACCGGCCGCCGCCGTCGTCTCCTCCCCCGGCTCCCCCGGCTCCCCCGTCACCAGCTCGGAGGCCTCCTTCGCCGCCGACAGCAGGACGGTGTCCTGCGGGGCCTGGTCGGCGAAGTTCTCGGGGTGGTGGCAGGCGACCTGCTGGCCCGTCCTCAGCTCGACGAGCTGCGGCTCGGTCGTCTTGCAGATCTGCGTCGCCTTCCAGCAGCGGGTGTGGAAGCGGCAGCCGCTCGGCGGGGCGATCGGCGAGGGCACGTCACCGCGCAGCAGGATGCGCTCGCTCTTGGCGCCCCGGCGCGTGGGGTCGGGCACCGGCACGGCCGACATCAGGGCGTTGGTGTACGGGTGCATCGGGGACTCGTACAGCTTGGTGCTGTCGGCGAGTTCGACGACCTTGCCGAGGTACATCACCGCGACCCGGTCCGAGACGTGCCGGACGACGGACAGGTCGTGCGCGATGATCACGTACGTCAGGCCCAGCTCCTCCTGGAGGTCGTCCATGAGGTTGACGACCTGGGCCTGGATCGACACGTCCAGCGCGGACACCGGCTCGTCGGCGACGACCAGCTTCGGCTTCAGCGCGAGCGCGCGGGCGATGCCGATGCGCTGGCGCTGGCCGCCGGAGAACTCGTGCGGGTACCGGTTGTAGTGCTCGGGGCTCAGGCCGACCAGCGACAGCAGCCGCTGGACCTCCTTCTTCACCCCGCCCTCGGGCTCCACGTTCTGCAGCCGGAACGGCGCCGAGACGATCGAGCCGATGGTGTGGCGGGGGTTCAGGGAGCCGTACGGGTCCTGGAAGATCATCTGGATGTCACGGCGCAGCGGGCGCATCTGCCCGGCCTTCAGCGTCGTGATGTCCTGGCCCTCGAAGTGGATCGTGCCGCCGGTCGGGTCCTGGAGGCGGGTGATGACCCGGCCCATGGTCGACTTGCCGCAGCCCGACTCGCCGACCACGCCCAGGGTCTCGCCCTTGCGCACCTCGAAGTCGATGCCGTCGACGGCCTTCACGGCGCCGACCTGCCGCCGCAGGATGCCCTTCCGGATGGGGAAGTGCTTGGTCAGGCCCTCGACCTTGAGCAGCGCCTCGCCATCGGCTGACTTGGTCTTCTTCGTCTCACTCACAGCTTCGGCGCAATCTCTTCGGTCCAGATCCGCGTACGGTCCTCGGCCGAGAGGTGGCAGGCGGACCAGTGTCCGGTGCTCACCAGCTCCAGCTCGGGACGCACCGTGCGGGTGACGTTCCCCTTGGGCAGGTCCGCGTACGGGCAGCGCGGGTGGAAGGCGCAGCCCGAGGGGACGTTGATGAGGCTCGGCGGCTGGCCCTTGACCGGGATGAGCCGCTCGGAGGTCTCCCGGTCGATGCGGGGCATCGAGCCGAGCAGGCCCCAGGTGTAGGGGTGCTGCGGCTGTTCGAAGACCTCGCCGGCCGGGCCGCGCTCGATGCACCGGCCGCCGTACATCACCAGGACGTCGTCCGCGATCTCGGCGACCACGCCGAGGTCGTGGGTGATCATGATGACGGCGGAGCCGAACTCCTTCTGCAGGTCCCGGATGAGGTCGAGGATCTGCGCCTGGACGGTGACGTCGAGGGCGGTCGTCGGCTCGTCCGCGATGAGCAGTTCGGGGTTGTTGACCAGGGCCATGGCGATCATGGCGCGCTGGCGCATACCGCCGGAGAACTCGTGCGGGTAGCCGTCGACGCGCTTGTGCGGTTCGGGGATGCCGACGCGGTCGAGCATCTCGATGGCCCGGGCGCGGGCCACCTTCTTGCTGACGTTGTTGTGCACCCGGTAGGCCTCGACGATCTGGGCGCCGACCTTGTAGTAGGGGTGCATCGCGGACAGCGGGTCCTGGAAGATCATCGCCATCTCGCGGCCGCGGAGCTTGCGCACCTCGTCCGGGGCGGCGGAGACCAGTTCCTTGCCGTCCAGCCAGATCTCGCCGGACATCTGGACGTTCTTGCCGCGCGCGCCGAGCCGGTGCAGGCCCATGACGGCCAGCGAGGTGACGGACTTGCCGGAGCCGGACTCGCCGACGATGGCGAGGGTGCGGCCCTTCTCCAGCGAGAAGCTGAGCCCGTCGACGGACTTGACCAGGCCGTCGTCGGTCGGGAAGTGCACCTTGAGGTCGCGGACTTCGAGGAAGGCGTCCGGCGTGCGGTCGGGCGTGGGTTCGCCGACGGCGGCGCCGGTCTTGG
Coding sequences within it:
- a CDS encoding ABC transporter ATP-binding protein, yielding MTELSKTGAAVGEPTPDRTPDAFLEVRDLKVHFPTDDGLVKSVDGLSFSLEKGRTLAIVGESGSGKSVTSLAVMGLHRLGARGKNVQMSGEIWLDGKELVSAAPDEVRKLRGREMAMIFQDPLSAMHPYYKVGAQIVEAYRVHNNVSKKVARARAIEMLDRVGIPEPHKRVDGYPHEFSGGMRQRAMIAMALVNNPELLIADEPTTALDVTVQAQILDLIRDLQKEFGSAVIMITHDLGVVAEIADDVLVMYGGRCIERGPAGEVFEQPQHPYTWGLLGSMPRIDRETSERLIPVKGQPPSLINVPSGCAFHPRCPYADLPKGNVTRTVRPELELVSTGHWSACHLSAEDRTRIWTEEIAPKL
- a CDS encoding trimeric intracellular cation channel family protein; this translates as MQYQQLFSPSVQHTLDVIGIFVFAISGALLAVRKNFDVFGIAVLAEVTALGGGMFRDLVIGAVPPSAFTDLGYFLTPLLATLVVFFLHPHVERIQAAVLVFDAAGLGLFCVSGTTKAYAYGLGLTSSATLGLATAVGGGVLRDVLANEVPSLLRWDRDLYAVPAIVGATMVALCIRYDVLNPLTSGLAVVTAFVLRLLAMRFHWRAPRAWNRRTNVAEE
- a CDS encoding thioesterase family protein translates to MPEAASAPAAPAWTGDSEFDRDTAVTRREPGVYDIDLSAGWTIIRAVNGGYLLAVLGRALADTLPHPDPFTVSAHYLTASQPGRAVVRTETVRTGRTLSTGQASLFQYDDDGNEVERIRVLASYGDLSTLPDDVRTTAEPPAIPPMEQCFGPEDGPAPVDGSSAIADRLMLKLDPSTLGWALGAPSGKGEMRAWFGLADGRDPDPLSLLLAVDALPPTAFEIGLKGWVPTVELTVHVRHRPAPGPLRVSITTRNLAGGFLEEDAEVWDSAGRLVAQSRQLARVRLG
- a CDS encoding dipeptide ABC transporter ATP-binding protein yields the protein MSETKKTKSADGEALLKVEGLTKHFPIRKGILRRQVGAVKAVDGIDFEVRKGETLGVVGESGCGKSTMGRVITRLQDPTGGTIHFEGQDITTLKAGQMRPLRRDIQMIFQDPYGSLNPRHTIGSIVSAPFRLQNVEPEGGVKKEVQRLLSLVGLSPEHYNRYPHEFSGGQRQRIGIARALALKPKLVVADEPVSALDVSIQAQVVNLMDDLQEELGLTYVIIAHDLSVVRHVSDRVAVMYLGKVVELADSTKLYESPMHPYTNALMSAVPVPDPTRRGAKSERILLRGDVPSPIAPPSGCRFHTRCWKATQICKTTEPQLVELRTGQQVACHHPENFADQAPQDTVLLSAAKEASELVTGEPGEPGEETTAAAGTAEKTAEGAKTSTGTPAETADSPVEEPAGDTAAEADAEPAPEAEVEPETAPEADAESEPDADAEPEADAEPKPEADAKPAAADSQESPGK
- a CDS encoding TIGR03086 family metal-binding protein, which encodes MTSTGFTDPRPVYVRATEQAAALIKTVRPEQLTGPTPCSEFDVRALLGHVVGGTRRIAVVGEGGDGMAVDPSTEGVPDDGWAAAYDEVRVRVLKAWESDERMTSAVTVPWGQVPGHAALSGYVMEIVTHTWDLYEGLGQPVELDPELAEFALATARQVLSDDRPRDEATPFAGRREAAEGADVYEQLAAWLGRAPLSRP
- a CDS encoding alpha/beta hydrolase-fold protein, with amino-acid sequence MSLTGTSFLYTTMVLSVVALILPLALWSRMRGPRFLRAAARVLMLLFAQGTAVTLVFVLVNNQNNLYDNWADLLGTGNHVQRAADLGQDGTGGISLKRLPKVRQEFEPATGPGMRAAGGVRVTQLKGRVSGVNAEVYVWLPPQYNEPAYRHRTFPVVELLPGYPGSAKAWFGSLKAHEQLLPLMRSGQVAPFILVSPRTNLLAGVDTGCANIAGTVNADTWLSIDVPKMVTDNFRAQAGPRGWAVAGYSAGAHCAVKLAVAHPDRYRAAVSMSGYNDPIGERNSLAAQSPALRAANNPYLLLRKKPVPPQIALYLSGESGDGYESGMALRSIAKAPTTVHVTFLPRSAGGHTMALWRPQVTTVFRWLTMQMGQNRPRGVDRSILPRRSSAGSTHAALASGTASRAGAARRR
- a CDS encoding M1 family metallopeptidase is translated as MALSRSARLAALATAAASVLAIGATRAPTPGAPGIGDSYFPKLGNGGFDARHYDLSVAYDPRTGRLDGRTALTARATQNLASFDLDLQKLTISRVEVDGRRAHVTRDGDEVTVTPRQALRKGRHFTVTVTYGGVPEPLTGPIVFGSKYGWMKTTDGVFVACEPNAASTWFPSSDHPSDKATYDIRIKAPRGLTAVSNGRLVSTRSRGRSTYTHWRESRPMATYLATATIGKFDVRTGRTPGGIPIYVAIDPVLKNSNSVDVYAVTAAATDYWSKLFGPYPFEETGAIVDDMPEAGFSLEVQSKPAYSAVRNETTIVHELAHQWFGDSVSVHRWQDVWLNEGFASYAQWLWAEHQGTRSAHDSFLAGYDSRPADSSFWQTEVADPQRDTMFASAVYQRGAMTLQALRERIGDTAFFRLLPAWTRLHRYGNAGTADFVRLAERISGQRLDGFFHTWLYTTGKPAL